CAAAAATTACAGCCGTTCCCTCTTCCCTCACCTCCCGTTCACGCCTTTCTGCGCCCCCGCAAATTCCTTAAAAAAAAGTCTAATAAATTCTAAGAGAATAGAACCCAGGCGGGGCGTGGGATTGGCGATTTAAAGGGGTATTTTGGGCGGCTGGGAGAGCTTGTTCAGCGCTTGACTTTTCAATATATGGTATATAAAATGATTAAACGTTACTAAATATAGTGTATATAATAGCTAAGCCCATAAATCTAGTGAATTCGCCCAAGTTCATTTGTCAAGTAGAAAGAACAGAAGAATGAGCTAATGTTACAGGAGGTTAGAGACCATGCTGATTGCTTACGATTCCAAGACCGGCAATGTGAGAAGATTCATCAACAAGCTGAAGCTTCCTGCTGTTCAAATCGAGGAGCATATGACGATCGACGAGCCTTACGTGCTTGTTACATACACCACCGGATTTGGCCAGATTCCAGAGAAGGTATCCATGTTCCTGGAGCGGAACCATTCCAGACTCAAGGGCATCGCCGCCAGCGGCAACAAAAACTGGGGCGAGCTATACGCGCACAGCGCAGATCTGATTGCAGAGCGTTACAACGTGCCGGTTGTCGGCAAATTCGAGCTGTCAGGCACTTACGGTGATGTACAGCGGATCAAACAGGAGGTGGACAAAGTTGCGGCATATTGAATTGAACAACATGTTGATGAAGCGGGACGAGACCGGATTTTTCCAATTGGATAAGGACCAGGAGGCAGTAGCTGAATTCATGCGTGATGTGGAGAAGCGCAGCCTGACCTTCAGCGATACCAAAGCCAAGATTGATTATATGATTGCCAACGATTACTACGAGGACCTGTACGACCGTTACTCCGCTGACGAGATGGAGGATGTCTACCGGATTGCCCATGAATATAATTTCCGCTTCCCTTCCTATATGGCGGCTTCCAAATTCTATACCGACTATGCCGTCAAAACCAATGACCGCAAGCAGTACCTGGAGCATTACCCGGACCGCGTAGCGGTGGTTGCTCTGCATCTGGGACGCGGCAATGTAGAGACCGCACGCACACTGGCCCGTTCAATGATGGAACAGCGCCTGCAGCCTGCTACGCCAACCTTCCTCAATGCCGGCAAAAGCCGCCGCGGCGAGATGGTCTCCTGCTTCCTGCTGGAGATGGACGATTCCCTCAATTCGATCAACTATGTGCTGAACACCTGCATGCAGCTGTCGAAGATCGGGGGCGGCGTTGCCGTCAATCTGTCCAAGCTGCGCTCGCGCGGCGAGACGATTAAGGGTGTTGAAGATGCGGCCAAGGGCATCATGCCGGTCCTGAAGCTGATGGAAGACGGCTTCTCCTACGCAGACCAGATGGGCCAGCGCAAGGGGTCGGGTGCGGCTTATTATAATATTTTTGGCTGGGATGTACTTGAGTTCCTGGACAGCAAAAAGATTAACGCCGACGAACGGACACGCCTGAAGACGTTGTCTATCGGTCTGATCGTGCCTAACCGCTTCTACAAGCTGGCGCAGGACAATCAGCCGCTGCATGTGTTCGCTCCTTATACAGTCTACCAGGCCTACGGCACGCATCTGGATGATATGGACCTGGACGAGATGTACGATACCCTGCTCGCTGATCCGCGCGTGAAGAAGAAGATTGCCATGAACGCCCGCGACATGCTGACCAAGATCGCCATGATTCAGCTTGAATCCGGCTATCCGTATATTATGAACAAGAGCAACGCCAACGCAGCTCATGCCCTGAAGGGCGTAGGCCAGATTAAGATGTCGAACCTGTGCACCGAGATTTTCCAATTGCAGGAGACCTCGGAGATTAATGATTACGGACAGGAGGATATCATCCGCCGCGACATTAGCTGCAACCTGGCTTCCCTGAACATCGTGAACGTGATGGAGCACGGCAAGATCCGTGAATCCGTACATGAAGGCATGCTGGCCCTGACAGCTGTCAGCGATA
This region of Paenibacillus sp. FSL K6-1096 genomic DNA includes:
- the nrdI gene encoding class Ib ribonucleoside-diphosphate reductase assembly flavoprotein NrdI, whose protein sequence is MLIAYDSKTGNVRRFINKLKLPAVQIEEHMTIDEPYVLVTYTTGFGQIPEKVSMFLERNHSRLKGIAASGNKNWGELYAHSADLIAERYNVPVVGKFELSGTYGDVQRIKQEVDKVAAY
- the nrdE gene encoding class 1b ribonucleoside-diphosphate reductase subunit alpha; this translates as MRHIELNNMLMKRDETGFFQLDKDQEAVAEFMRDVEKRSLTFSDTKAKIDYMIANDYYEDLYDRYSADEMEDVYRIAHEYNFRFPSYMAASKFYTDYAVKTNDRKQYLEHYPDRVAVVALHLGRGNVETARTLARSMMEQRLQPATPTFLNAGKSRRGEMVSCFLLEMDDSLNSINYVLNTCMQLSKIGGGVAVNLSKLRSRGETIKGVEDAAKGIMPVLKLMEDGFSYADQMGQRKGSGAAYYNIFGWDVLEFLDSKKINADERTRLKTLSIGLIVPNRFYKLAQDNQPLHVFAPYTVYQAYGTHLDDMDLDEMYDTLLADPRVKKKIAMNARDMLTKIAMIQLESGYPYIMNKSNANAAHALKGVGQIKMSNLCTEIFQLQETSEINDYGQEDIIRRDISCNLASLNIVNVMEHGKIRESVHEGMLALTAVSDMTMVSNAPGVAKANKEMHSVGLGVMNLHGYFAKNKIAYESEQARDFARTFFMTMNFHSIEKSMEIAAETGETFYGFEQSDYASGVYFDRYITTDYRPVTAKAQELFAGIYIPTTEDWKALRDKVMKHGLYHAYRLAIAPTASISYIQNATSSVMPIVEQIETRTYANSTTYYPMPYLRPDNVFYYKSAYLMDQFKVIDLIAEIQPHIDQGISTVLHVNSDVTTRELARSYLYAAHKGLKSLYYTRTNKLSVEECLACSI